GGGTGTACCTGATCAACGAACTCGACTCCACGATCACCACCTTCGATCGCGACTCCGACGGCCGGTTGACCCAGCGGTCGGCGACGACGACGCTCCCCGAGGCGTTCGACGGCGCGAACAAGACGGCGGAGGTCGCCGTCCACCCGTCCGGCGAGTTCGTCTTCGGTTCGAACCGCGGCCACGATTCGATCGCCACGTTCGCCGTCGAAGACGACGGACTATCGCTGGTCGATCACACGCCGACCGGTGGGGAGTGGCCCCGACACTTCGCGATCGACCCCGACGGCCAGTTTCTGTTCGCGGAGAACAGGGACACCGACGACGTCACCGCGTTCCGTATCGACGACGAGACCGGGACACTGTCGTCGGTCGACGAACGACTGCCGGTGTCCCAGCCGGTGTGTCTGCAGTGGATTCCGCGGTGAGCAGTCGACTCAGATATTACCGATTCCCTGACTGTATCTCCATTTTATCAAGATAAATATATTGGCACTGCCGTCGATGGCGGTGTGTGAGTAGAAGCGTCGTGCCAGCGAGCGAACCGCCGGCGTCACGGTTCAGTCGTCGCCGGCTCGTCGTGACTGAGGCAGTTCGAGGAGTACAGCCCGATCGGGAGTATCTCTCGAGAGAGGCGTGCGATAGATCCCGGTTTCCGCGACGTGTCGGTCGAAGACGGCGGCCTTCTCGGAGAAGTGCACCCAGGGGTCCGCGCCGTCGGCGGGAGATGCGGCGGCTTCGACGGCGCATTCGTGTCGCGGTTCAGTCGGGAGCATCGCGGTCGGAGCGGTTTCCGCGGTCGAAAGTGACCGTAGACGGAGGGTTTCGTACGTCACCGGTCGGCAGCAGCCAGAGCCACTGTTCGCCGACTCAGAGCACTGTTCCGCCGCCGGCGACGTGAGTCGGTTCCCGGTCACAGACAGACTGCCGGTCGGCTTTCCGCACTCGAACGCAGACGGCGTTTCGAGCCCGTCTTACGCCCCATACATAAGAAATGCATCTATTATCTATATTTTATAGTACTCCCACACCGTACCGGTCGGGAGCGGCCGAGACGGCGATCGGTCGTGCCGCTGAAGACGGACCCGCCGTCAGTTCGCCACCGCCCAGAACCGGAGATGTCTCGGGACTTTCGCCATCAGTTCCGGCCGGTTGCTGTCGAGGGGATCGTCGTCGTACTCGTCCGGGTCGTCACTGCCGGGTTCGAGGACGCGTTCGACGTCGAACCCCGCGTCGACGAGGGCCCGGTGGTAGTCGCCGACCGTCCGGTCGAAGACGACCATGTCGGCGTCGTACGCCTCGTCGATCGTGATCTCCCGTCGGCCGGTCGCGTGATAGCTCCGCTCGAGGGTCTCCGAGACCGGGTCGAACAGCTCGTAGAAGGGGTGGGGGACGTCCAAGACGAGGACGCCGTCCGCACGCAGCGCTCGTCGCGCCTCCGCCAGACACTGGTCGAGGTCCTCGACCATCTGGAAGACCCAGCCGGAGAACGCGACGTCGAAGGCGCTCTCCGCGAGCGGCAGGTCCGTCACGTCGCCCTCGACGAACCTGGCGTCGACGCCGTACAGGTCCCGTAGCTTCCGGGCGTGTTCGAGCTGCCGCGACGAGACGTCCACGCCGACGACCCGATCGGCGCCCTCGTCGGCCGTTCCGACGCTCGCCTGTCCCCCGCCGCAGCCCAGTTCGACGAAGTC
This region of Halomicrobium urmianum genomic DNA includes:
- a CDS encoding class I SAM-dependent methyltransferase, which translates into the protein MGDSRQENQRLWDEWSDDFQALWNADTADGELPPVPCPFTADAPGGSHPDILPSIDGADFVELGCGGGQASVGTADEGADRVVGVDVSSRQLEHARKLRDLYGVDARFVEGDVTDLPLAESAFDVAFSGWVFQMVEDLDQCLAEARRALRADGVLVLDVPHPFYELFDPVSETLERSYHATGRREITIDEAYDADMVVFDRTVGDYHRALVDAGFDVERVLEPGSDDPDEYDDDPLDSNRPELMAKVPRHLRFWAVAN